A single Pseudoxanthomonas sp. DNA region contains:
- a CDS encoding alpha-amylase family glycosyl hydrolase encodes MRLPTPRPLALLLASLLSAPAAALAAAPADTFYGTTEPFAKEAVYFVLTDRFVNGDPSNDQRDQGGKHRTFDRPTPGAPAGRSDNVGYLGGDFKGVLDNAGYIRDLGFTSVWITPIVDNPDEAFTGGDEVTWEGMFTDRGKTGYHGYWGINFYMLDEHLPSEGLDFAGFTRGMKEQKLDVVLDIVANHGSPAYSMPTMQPQYGKLWDKDGKLVADHQNLDPDKLDPRRKPLHAFYNTGGGLAQLSDFNEHNPAVMDYLVGAYEQWIDQGAAAFRVDTIAWMPHAFWKEFADRIRAKNPGFFMFGENFNYDAASIAGHTWARNGRYSVLDFPLKAKLTEVFEKPGTGFEEIGKALYLEDGPYANPYDLMTFYDNHDMARMKASDQGFIDAHHWLFTARGIPVIYYGSEVGFERGNAEHAGNRNYFGQERIDAAPQSPIFAPLRRIAQLRRDTPALQRGLQLNVRLKGDQAIFYRVLQHEGINQTALVLLNKADAPVTLSVSDHLQAGTWRDAFTGKTQRVRDRLQADVPAHGVRVFLLDAPITRADTRARLAELMERKSPKAD; translated from the coding sequence ATGCGTCTTCCCACCCCCCGCCCGCTCGCCCTGCTGCTGGCCTCGTTGCTGTCCGCGCCTGCGGCCGCGCTGGCCGCCGCGCCTGCCGATACGTTCTACGGCACCACCGAACCCTTCGCGAAGGAAGCCGTCTACTTCGTGCTGACCGATCGGTTCGTCAACGGCGACCCGTCGAACGACCAGCGCGACCAGGGCGGCAAGCACCGCACCTTCGACCGCCCCACCCCGGGCGCACCGGCCGGGCGGAGCGACAACGTCGGCTATCTGGGCGGCGACTTCAAGGGCGTGCTGGACAACGCCGGCTACATCCGCGACCTCGGTTTCACCTCGGTGTGGATCACCCCGATCGTCGACAACCCGGACGAAGCCTTCACCGGCGGCGACGAGGTGACGTGGGAAGGCATGTTCACCGACCGTGGCAAGACCGGCTACCACGGCTACTGGGGCATCAACTTCTACATGCTCGACGAGCACCTGCCCAGTGAAGGCCTCGACTTCGCCGGATTCACCCGTGGGATGAAGGAACAGAAGCTGGACGTGGTGCTGGATATCGTTGCCAACCACGGCTCGCCTGCCTACTCGATGCCGACGATGCAGCCGCAGTACGGCAAGCTCTGGGACAAGGACGGGAAACTGGTCGCCGACCACCAGAACCTGGATCCGGACAAGCTCGACCCGCGCCGCAAGCCGCTGCACGCGTTCTACAACACCGGCGGCGGACTGGCGCAGCTGTCGGACTTCAACGAACACAATCCGGCGGTGATGGACTATTTGGTCGGCGCGTACGAGCAGTGGATCGACCAGGGCGCCGCCGCGTTCCGCGTGGACACCATCGCCTGGATGCCGCACGCGTTCTGGAAGGAATTCGCCGACCGCATCCGCGCGAAGAATCCGGGCTTCTTCATGTTCGGCGAGAACTTCAACTACGACGCCGCCAGCATCGCCGGCCACACCTGGGCGCGCAACGGCCGCTACAGCGTGCTGGACTTCCCGCTGAAGGCGAAGCTGACCGAGGTCTTCGAGAAGCCCGGCACCGGCTTCGAGGAGATCGGCAAGGCGCTGTACCTGGAAGACGGCCCGTACGCCAATCCGTACGACCTCATGACGTTCTACGACAACCACGACATGGCGCGCATGAAGGCCAGCGATCAAGGCTTCATCGACGCGCACCACTGGCTGTTCACCGCGCGCGGCATTCCGGTGATCTACTACGGCTCGGAGGTGGGCTTCGAGCGCGGCAACGCCGAGCACGCGGGCAACCGCAATTACTTCGGCCAGGAACGCATCGACGCGGCACCGCAGAGCCCCATCTTCGCCCCGCTCAGGCGCATCGCCCAGTTGCGCCGGGACACGCCGGCCCTGCAGCGCGGCCTGCAGCTCAACGTGCGCCTGAAGGGCGACCAGGCGATCTTCTACCGCGTGCTCCAGCACGAGGGCATCAACCAGACGGCGCTGGTGCTGCTGAACAAGGCCGACGCGCCGGTGACGTTGTCGGTGTCCGATCACCTGCAGGCCGGCACCTGGCGCGATGCGTTCACCGGCAAGACCCAGCGCGTGCGCGACCGCCTGCAGGCGGACGTGCCGGCGCATGGCGTGCGCGTGTTCCTGCTGGACGCGCCGATCACCCGCGCCGACACCCGCGCGCGCCTGGCCGAACTGATGGAGCGCAAGTCGCCGAAAGCGGATTGA